ATACATTGTCAACTGTCCAGGGAAATCGAGACGAGTACACTCTCTCTCCCAGCACCCGCTGACGCTGTTATTCAGTCGTAGCGCAGATCGGCAGCCTTGCCGCGAAAGACCCGGTAAGCGAACACGGTGTAGCCGATGATCATCGGCAGCACAACCACCGCGCCGACGAAGATGATCAGCAGCGACTCCGGCGCCGCGGCCGCCTCCCAGATCGTCAGGCGATCGATGACCAGGTACGGGAACAGGCTGTAGGCCAGACCGTAGAAGGCGAGCAGGAAGATGCCTACGGTGCCGGCGAACGGCACCCAGGCACCGTATTCGTTGCCCTCGGCAAGGCGGACCGGCAACCGCCTGAGACTGCGGGCGACAATGAAGAACAACAGCGCCGTGCTCAGCGGGATCGGCGCCAGCAACACCAGGTAAGGCAGGTTGAACCATTTGGCGAAGATGCGCTCGGACAGCAGTGGCGTGGCCACCGAGATGGCGACGATGCCGAGCGCCGTCCACCACAGTGCGCCCTGCGCCCAGCGCACCGCGCGCCGCTGCAGGGCACCGTCGGTCTTGATAATCAGCCAAGTGGCGCCGAGCAGCGCGTAGCCAGCCACGAGGCAGGCGGCGATCAGCAGCGCGAACAGGTGCGCGCCCATGCTGGTGTCAAAGCCCATCACCAGCAAGCCGAGCATGTAACCCTGGGCCAGCGCCGCGAGCAGCGAACCCAGGAAAAAGGCCCGGTTCCAATGCGACTTGTGCACGGCGCGCGCCTTGACCCGAAAGTCGAACGCGACCCCGCGCAGAATGAGCCCGGCGAGCATCAGCGCCACCGGCAGGTACAACGCGCCCAGGATCACCCCGTGGGCAGCCGGGAAAGCCACCAGTAACACGCCGACGCCCAGCACCAGCCAAGTTTCGTTGGTATCCCAGAACGGGCCGATCGAGGCGATCATCCGGTCCTTCTCGGCGTCATCGGCGCCTGGAAAAAGCAGGCCTACGCCGAGGTCGAAGCCGTCGAGCACCACATAGGCCAGCATCGCCAGCCCCATCACCAGCAGAAAGGCCAGTGGTAGCCAGCCTTCCGGACTCGTCAACTCGGGCATCATCGTCCCCACTCCGCTTGGGTTCCGCGCCTCACGCCTTGGGCTGGACGTAAGGCATGACCGGCGGCCCTTCGGCGCGGCCGCGGCTTCCGAAAGGCGCGGCGTGCCGGGCCTGGGCGGCAAGGTAGAACACCACCCGCACGTACGCCGTCGTCAACACCGCATAAAGCAGCAGATACAGCGCCAGACTGACGCCGATCGTCGGTGCCGGCACCGCCGAGGCGGCTTCGGCGGCGGAAAGCACTCCCTGAACCAGCCACGGCTGCCGTCCGATCTCGGTCACGTACCAGCCGGCCAGGACCGCCACCCAACCGGAGAAACTCATTCCCACCAGGACACGAGCCAACGCTGGGCTCGGTTCTGGGTGCCGCCAGAGCCGGACTGCACCCCACACGCCGACCAGCAGCATCAGCACGCCTAGCCCCACCATCAAGCGGAAGGCCCAAAACACGGGCGCCACCGGCGGATGCTCGTCGACGAACTCGTTCAGACCACGCAGCTCCCCATTCCAGTCATGGGTCAGGATCAGCGAGGCGAGCTTGGGAATTTTCACCGCGGCGTGGGTGGTGCGTGCCTGCTCGTCCGGGAAGCCGAACAGCGTCAGCGCCGCGCCGCGCTCGGTCTCCCAGATCGCCTCGATCGCCGCCACCTTGGCCGGCTGATGTTCGAGCGCGTTCAGCCCATGCAGATCACCGACGAGAATCTGCACCGGCACCAGCGTAGCCCCCAGCGCCACTCCGGTGCGCAGCGTCGCCAGCACCGCCGGCGCCCGATCACCACGCCGCCAGCGCCAGGCCGACACACCGGCCACCAGGAAAGCCACCGTCAGGAACGAAGCCAGCATCATATGGGCGAACCGGTACGGAAACGACGGGTTGAAAACGACCGCCCACCAGTCGGTGGCATGGGCGACGCCGTCGCGCAGCTCGAAGCCGGCGGGCGTGTGCATCCACGAGTTGAGCGCCAGGATCCAGAACGCTGACAGCGTGGTGCCGACAGCGACCAGCACCGTGGCCAGCGTGTGAATGCCGTCGCTCACCCGACGATAGCCGAACAGCATGATGCCAAGGAAAGTCGCCTCGAGGAAAAACGCCGTCAACACCTCATACGCCAACAGCGGCCCGGCGATATTGCCGACCGTATTCATGAAGCCCGGCCAGTTGGTGCCAAACTGGAAGCTCATCGTGATGCCACTGACCACGCCGAGCGCAAAACTGAGCGCAAACACTTTGACCCAGAAGCCGTAGGCATCCATCCATTTGGAGTCGCCGGTGGCATTGAAGCGCAGCTTGAAGAACAGCAGTAACCAGCCGAGCGCGATCGTGATCGTCGGAAACAGAATGTGGAACGAGATATTCGCGGCGAACTGGATCCGCGCCAGCAGCAAAGCGTCCAGGCCCGACGCCATCACGGCAACTCCTCCTCGATGCGCGCCCCAGGCTTTCCGCGACTCGGCAACAGCCGCAGCCGGTCGCGAGCCTCCAGCAGTTTCTGTACCTTGGCGCCCAGCGTCATCAGGCGCTCGAGCGTGGCCGGCGAGAGCTTGCGCACTTCAGCGAACCACTCGGTCATGAGCTCCATCAACTCGTACATCTGCCGCATGCGCGCCTGCGCATACTGTTCCTCGGGCGAAGACGGCGTCTCCAGTAGGGCGTCGCGCAGCATCGACAACGTCGGCTCGACCTCGCGCCGCTGCCGCTCTTCGGCCAGCGTTTTGAAGATGGTCCAGACATCATCGGGGGCCGAAAAGTAATCCCGGCGGTCACCCGGGCGATGCTGCAGCCTGACCAGCCGCCAAGCGATCAGCTCCTTCAGGCCCATGCTGACGTTGGAGCGCGAGACGCCGAGCTTGTCGGTGATC
The window above is part of the Pelomicrobium methylotrophicum genome. Proteins encoded here:
- a CDS encoding cytochrome ubiquinol oxidase subunit I; the encoded protein is MASGLDALLLARIQFAANISFHILFPTITIALGWLLLFFKLRFNATGDSKWMDAYGFWVKVFALSFALGVVSGITMSFQFGTNWPGFMNTVGNIAGPLLAYEVLTAFFLEATFLGIMLFGYRRVSDGIHTLATVLVAVGTTLSAFWILALNSWMHTPAGFELRDGVAHATDWWAVVFNPSFPYRFAHMMLASFLTVAFLVAGVSAWRWRRGDRAPAVLATLRTGVALGATLVPVQILVGDLHGLNALEHQPAKVAAIEAIWETERGAALTLFGFPDEQARTTHAAVKIPKLASLILTHDWNGELRGLNEFVDEHPPVAPVFWAFRLMVGLGVLMLLVGVWGAVRLWRHPEPSPALARVLVGMSFSGWVAVLAGWYVTEIGRQPWLVQGVLSAAEAASAVPAPTIGVSLALYLLLYAVLTTAYVRVVFYLAAQARHAAPFGSRGRAEGPPVMPYVQPKA
- a CDS encoding GbsR/MarR family transcriptional regulator, which gives rise to MDLPPLIQSFVLHFGEMGSRWGINRTVGQIYALLFVSPQPLNADEITDKLGVSRSNVSMGLKELIAWRLVRLQHRPGDRRDYFSAPDDVWTIFKTLAEERQRREVEPTLSMLRDALLETPSSPEEQYAQARMRQMYELMELMTEWFAEVRKLSPATLERLMTLGAKVQKLLEARDRLRLLPSRGKPGARIEEELP
- a CDS encoding cytochrome d ubiquinol oxidase subunit II, encoding MPELTSPEGWLPLAFLLVMGLAMLAYVVLDGFDLGVGLLFPGADDAEKDRMIASIGPFWDTNETWLVLGVGVLLVAFPAAHGVILGALYLPVALMLAGLILRGVAFDFRVKARAVHKSHWNRAFFLGSLLAALAQGYMLGLLVMGFDTSMGAHLFALLIAACLVAGYALLGATWLIIKTDGALQRRAVRWAQGALWWTALGIVAISVATPLLSERIFAKWFNLPYLVLLAPIPLSTALLFFIVARSLRRLPVRLAEGNEYGAWVPFAGTVGIFLLAFYGLAYSLFPYLVIDRLTIWEAAAAPESLLIIFVGAVVVLPMIIGYTVFAYRVFRGKAADLRYD